Part of the Mycobacteriales bacterium genome is shown below.
GTGCCGCTGCCCGGCGGCGATCGCACCGATCACGAGCCACACGATAAGCAGCAAGCCCAACAGGCGGAACATGCGATCTCCGTCTCGTCAGCCCCCGTCGTAGTCCGTTTGGGTGAACTCTGCCCGCGGCACCGCCGGTTCACTCGTCGAGCCCCGAATCGGCGGGTATGCGGTGTTAGCGTGAGCGTGTCGTTCCGCGCTCCCGTCCGGACTTCCCTGCGGCCGTGTAACGCAGTGTTTGGATGTGTGGCTTGATCCAGCAAGACGCCCTTTCCGCGGCCCTTCGCGACTTCGCCCGGACTCTTGCCGCCGACTATCCGATCCAGCGAATCCTCGACCACCTCGTCGAGCGCGTCGTCGAGGTCCTTCCGGTCTCGGCCGCGGGGCTCACCGTGTTCTCGGACGACGTCGCCCGCTACCACGCGGGTTCGGCCGACTTCGCGGCACAGATCGAGATGCTGCAGGCGGGTGCGGGCGAGGGTCCTTCGGTGGAGGCGTTCCGCTCGGGCCGGGTGGTCTCGATCCCGGACCTGCACGCGGAACACCGGTACGCCGAGGTGGCGGCTGCCGCACTGGGCTCCGGGAGCGCGGCCGTGTTCAGCTTCCCGCTTTGCCAGAGTGATGTCGCGCTCGGCGCGCTCACCCTCTACCGCGAGGTGCCGGGAGAGCTCGACGCCGAGGACCGGAGTGCGGCGCAGACCCTCGCCGACGTCGCCGCGGCGTACCTGTTGAGTGCGCAGGCAAGGGACGAGGCGCGGGCTGCCTCGGACTACTTCCGCTACACGGCACTGCATGACGCGCTCACCGGCCTGCCGAACCGGCTGTTGCTGCGCCAGCGGGTCGAGCATGCGGCGGCCCGGGCCCGTCGCTCGCGAACCAACGCGGCGGTGCTGTTCGTCGACCTGGACCGGTTCAAGTCGATCAACGACACCTACGGTCACCAGGTCGGCGACGACCTCCTGGTGGCGGTCGCCGGTCGGCTGGGTGCTCTCGTGCGCCCCGGTGACACCCTGGCCCGCTTTGCCGGTGACGAGTTCGTCTTCCTCTGCGAGGACCTGACGGACGCGGGCGCCGCGGAGTCGCTCGCTGCCCGCATCCGCGAGTCGTTCGGCAACCCCTTCATGCTCGACGGGGTCGAGATCGCGGTGACCGCCAGCGTCGGGATGGCGTTCGCAGGACCCGGTCAGGACATCACCGAGCAGATGCTCGTCGACGCAGACATCGCGATGTACCAGGCAAAGCGACGCGGCGGGGCCGGGCACCACGTGTTCGATCTCCGGGAGTCGCTGCAGACCGCCGATCGGATCAGCCTCGAGCGGGACTTGCGGCTGGCTTTCGGTGAGGGTCGGCTCGACGTCGTCTACCAGCCGATCGTGCATGCCGCCGACGGGCGGGTCCGCGCGGTCGAGGCGCTGCTGCGCTGGAAGGACCCGGTTCGTGGCCGGGTCGCCCCGATGTCGATGGTGGCGGTCGCCGAGCAGAGCGGCCTGATCACCGAGATCGGCACCTGGGTGCTCGAGCGCGGGTGCCGCGACCGGGCGCAATGGCTGCGCGAGCAGGCGGCGAGCGTCGACATCGCGGTGAACGTGTCGGCGCGCCAGCTGCTCAGCCAGGACTTCGTGGCGATCGTCGAGGACGTCCTCTCCGACACCGGGATGGATCCCCGCGCCCTGATCCTGGA
Proteins encoded:
- a CDS encoding diguanylate cyclase, encoding MIQQDALSAALRDFARTLAADYPIQRILDHLVERVVEVLPVSAAGLTVFSDDVARYHAGSADFAAQIEMLQAGAGEGPSVEAFRSGRVVSIPDLHAEHRYAEVAAAALGSGSAAVFSFPLCQSDVALGALTLYREVPGELDAEDRSAAQTLADVAAAYLLSAQARDEARAASDYFRYTALHDALTGLPNRLLLRQRVEHAAARARRSRTNAAVLFVDLDRFKSINDTYGHQVGDDLLVAVAGRLGALVRPGDTLARFAGDEFVFLCEDLTDAGAAESLAARIRESFGNPFMLDGVEIAVTASVGMAFAGPGQDITEQMLVDADIAMYQAKRRGGAGHHVFDLRESLQTADRISLERDLRLAFGEGRLDVVYQPIVHAADGRVRAVEALLRWKDPVRGRVAPMSMVAVAEQSGLITEIGTWVLERGCRDRAQWLREQAASVDIAVNVSARQLLSQDFVAIVEDVLSDTGMDPRALILEITEHALIEDSDRAHAVLADLKALGVRVALDDFGTGYSSLG